The DNA sequence CAATTTCATTTTCGGATAATTAATTATGTGATGTTTAAATGACCTTTCAATCTCAGTGAAGATTAAGTTCGGAGAATATAGCCCCATCCTGCATCAGATCAACCGCAACCTTCAGCTCGGTATCCAGCACATTAATCATCTGGAAATAAGCATTTACATCCCATAGATTACGTGCAATCATAGCCTTTATCTGAACTTTGAGGTCGGCAACCGGATAGTAGTACTTATCGTCAGCTTTGCGCACAACTTCCTTTTCGAGGGCTAAAGCCAGGAAATCATCAAATATCTGATCCGTGACTTCAAAGTTATCTTTAAAACTATTAAAGTCCGGATAATCGTTGAGTAGCTTTTTCCGGTTTTTATCGAGGTAATTCAACGTATAGGTATTAAAGATGCCTTTACGCACCAGGTCGGAGTAATAATCGGAAAAACGGGTGGAATCGAGCGGGACAAATACATCGGGCATGATACCACCGCCCCCGTGAACCACGCGGCCATTCGGTGTAAAATATTTGAGTGAATCAGGAAATTCGATGGTTTTGGCATCCACCAGTTCACCATTATCCAGCCTGTTTTTCAGGTCATTGTAATACTCTTCCACCCCTTCTTCATAAGGTTTTTGAATGCTGCGCCCGGTAGGTGTAAAGTAGCGTGCTGTGGTTAGCCGGATCATTGAGCCGTCGGGGAGGTTAAAAGGACGTTGCACCAATCCTTTACCAAAAGAGCGACGGCCAACGACCAAACCCCTGTCCCAATCCTGCACGGCGCCCGAGACGATCTCGCTTGCCGATGCAGAACCTTCGTTGATCAGCACAATCAGCTTCCCGTTCATCAGGTCCCCATTGGATGTGGATAAAAATTCCTGCTTTGGCGAACGCAAACCCTCTGTGTAAACTATCAGTTTTTGGTCAGGCAGAAACTGGTCGCTCAGATCAACGGCCACATTGAGAAATCCGCCGGAATTGCCTCTAAGATCAAGAATAAGGTCTTTCATCCCCTGTTCCCGAAGTTGAGCAACTGACTCATGAAATTCGGTAATCGAAGATTTGGCAAAACGGGTCAGTTTGATGTAGCCGATCTCCGGTGCAACCATATATGTAGCGTCAATGCTGTTGAGTGGAATTTTATCCCTTACTATCGAAAATTCAAGCAAATCCTTACGGTCGGAGCGCAGAATGGAAACATCCACTGTTGTCCCCTTTTTACCTCTCAGGCGATCCATCACATATTCATTGTTCACTTTTGAACCGAAAGCATCTTCTCCGTTGATTTTTAAGATTTTATCCCCCGCAAGGATACCGAGTTTATCGGAAGGACCGCCAGGAACCGGAGCTACTACGAGGATGGTGTCGTTGAACATCTGGAAGGTAACGCCAATCCCTTCAAACTCGGCTTCAAGCGGCTCATTCACCCTGCGCACGTCATCACTCGAGATGTAAGCGGAATGAGGATCAAGTTCCTTAAGCATGGCAATAATGGCCTTTTCGACCAAATCCGGAGCGTCAATGCTGTCAACATAGGCAAACTCAATGATCTGGAGCGTAGTCGAAAATTTCTGGATGGTTTCACGGGCATCATTGTTCTGAGCATTAATTCCCGAAAAAGAAATCAAAGTGAAGACTATGGCGGCTGCGCAGGCTAATTTAGCCTTTGAAAATGCGAACAATGAATTTTTCATTTTGATGGTTTTTTCAGTAAATATCAGTTTAATAAACGTCCAAACGAAGGTGAAAAGAAATTATTTTCACCTTACCGGACAATACCTGTTTAATCGACTTACAGAGTTTTACAATAACAACCCCGTGAAATATTTGTTTCTTTGTACATCACTTTTGAAGAATGACCGGCATCATGAAAAATATAGAAAAGATTAAAATGCTCAACAGCTTCTTTTACCCGGCATTGTTTGTCGGGCTGATGTGGCTGGTGAAGATTGCGGAGTTGATTTCAGGAAGCAGTTTTTCACATCTGGGTATTTTCCCTATGAAACTATCGGGACTTGTTGGGATTATCACTGCTCCATTTATTCATGCCGACCTGGCGCATATCACCGCCAACAGTATCCCTTTCCTGGTACTTGGAACCTTGTTGTTTTACGTTTACCGCCCAATTGCCTGGAAGGTTTTTATCCTGACTTATGTAATCACCGGTTTTTGGGTTTGGGTGCTGGGTCGCGAATCATACCATATCGGTGCAAGCGGGGTGGTTTACGGCTTGGCTTCATTCCTTTTTTTCAGCGGGATTTTTCGTAAAGACGGCCGGTTACTGGCCATCACGTTTTTAGTTGCATTCCTTTACGGAAGTATGATCTGGGGGTTGTTTCCTGAACTTTTTCCAAAAAAAAATATCTCCTGGGAGTCGCACCTGATGGGCATGATGGCTGGGATTATCCTCGCAATATTTTTTAAAAAAGAAGGTGGACCAATACCCAGACGCTATAGCTGGGAGTTGGAAGAAGAAAGCGAAACAGACGAAAACGATCCCAACGCTTACTGGAACGTAAAACCGGGAGAAAAGAAAAAAACTGATCCACCACAATCACCCAACCATCCTGAGATCAATTATATTTACAAAGAATCCAAAACAAACGAAAATAGTAATGATCAATCACCAAAATCTTAATTTGATATGAAAGAGGTTTACATTATTTCGGCAGTGCGCACCCCTCTGGGCAGCTTTGGCGGGTCGCTGTCGTCACTTACAGCCACTCAACTTGGGGCTGAAGTCATCAGGGGTGCTATCAAGAAGGCAGGGATCAGCCCCGAAATGGTCGATGAAGTGCTGATGGGGAATGTCCTTTCGGCTAACCTTGGCCAGGCGCCTGCCCGTCAGGCTGCGCTATTTGCCGGTTTGCCCGATAGCGTTCCCTGCACAACCGTTAACAAGGTTTGCTCGTCAGGATTAAAAGCTGTGATGATGGCTGCACAGTCCATCATGCTGGGCGACAATGATGTTGTGGTTGCAGGAGGGATGGAAAGCATGTCCAATGTCCCACATTATATCACCAGCGTGCGCAAAGGGATGAAACTCGGCCACGGTCAACTGGTCGACGGTATGATCAAAGACGGACTTTGGGATGTTTACAACGATTACCACATGGGCAATGCCGCCGACAACACTGCCAAAGTCAAAGGAATATCACGAGAAGCGCAGGATGAATTAGCTATCGGGTCGTATCAACGCGCAGCCAGAGCTGTTGAAGAAGGAAAATTTGTTCCTGAGATCGTTGCGGTAGAAATCAAATCAAAAAAAGGCTCCACATTCGTTGATCAGGATGAGGAGTATAAAAATGTTAATTTTGAAAAAATTCCGGAGCTGAAGCCGGTCTTTAGCAAGGAGGGAACAGTAACTGCCGCCAACGCTTCAACCATAAACGACGGAGCTGCTGCATTGGTTTTGATGAGCAAGGAAAAAGCCAATGAATTGAAGCTGAAACCGCTTGCAAGGATCATGGGTTACGCTGATGCAGCGCAAGCGCCGGAGTGGTTCACTACAGCCCCTTCGCTGGCCATTCCAAAAGCCATAAAAAAAGCCGGCCTGAAGATCGATGATATTGACTTTTTCGAGATCAACGAAGCATTTGCCGTCGTTTCGCTTGCCGCAATGCAAGATCTCAAACTCGATCGCAGTAAAGTAAATATCCGGGGAAGCGGCGTTTCGTTAGGTCATCCGCTTGGAGCCAGCGGCGCCAGAATCCTGGTTACGCTTGTTCATATTCTGAACCAAAACAATGCCCGTTATGGCGTTGCCGGCCTTTGTAACGGGGGCGGAGGCGCATCAGCGGTAGTCATCGAAAACCTGGTAAAACAACCCTGACCATAATGTCCAGGATGTAACCTTCTCAAAAATCACCGGGTAAGTGTTGATAACTTTTTTCAATTATTAATTTATTGTTTTTCAATTTTTTATAAAATTTTCCCCGATTTTAAAATGTTAAAAAATGTATGGTTTTGTCCGGTGGTATAGTTTTTTTGGTTTAGATTTGCCGGTTCAGTACGATCAATACTTGACAAACTTTTCGTTACTAACTAAACTGATTTTTATATGAAAAATAACAGGAACGATGTTATGATCAACTGCCCCATCCATGAAAAAACCCGCGACTTGCTTGTGGCAAGTAAAAGAAAAATAAACCAAACCAACCGACCAGTCGAAAGATCAATTTACGCAGAAGATGTGGAAGAGTATGCCAATGTGTTGCTTAATTGCGATCAGCATGATGAGCAAAAGGAAGATTGCAGGAACTGCCATCTCTATGCAAAATTGCAGAAAAAATACGTGGAAGTTTATACCGGGGTAAAGGTGATGGCTTAGGCGTTCAACTCTCTCATTTCTGAATCCTTATCCTTGCATCCACAGCCACCACCTGGTCGGCCTTACCTAAAAGGGGATTCAGGTCAAGTTCCATAATTTCGGGCGCCGCCGTCAACAGCGCGGAGAGTCGCTGAATGATCTCAGCAAACCGGGCTTCGCTGATGCCTGCTTGTCCACGCACACCCTGAATAATTTTGTAGCTTTTGAGGCTTTTGATCATTCGCGAAGATTCATCGGCTGAGATCGGCACAAGCCCGGTGCTCACATCCTTCAGCACTTCGATAAAGATCCCCCCCATACCACAAAGTACCAGGTGCCCAAACTTTGGCTCAAACTTAGCACCGGCAAAAAGTTCGGTTCCTGAAAGCATTGGCTGGATCAGCACGGCGGTAGTTTCAGAAATTTTCATCATTCTCAGAAATTCCTTTTCGACCTGCTCAGGCGATTTTACATTTAACACCACACCACCCACGTCCGATTTATGCACCGGGCCAACCACCTTCATTACCACGGGATAGGACAGTTTTTCTGCACTCCTGATGGCATCGTCCAACGATTTAACAACAGCCTCCCCGGCACGCGGAATGCCTGCTGCATCAAGCAACGCCTGAACATGGATGGGAGATAGGTACCCATCGCCACATTCATTGATTACTTTCCTGACAGCAGCCAGGTCAACTTCAGGTTGTTCGATGAATGCTGCCGCCGGCTCGGAATTTTTGGCAACCCGGCAAAGAGCATTTCCAAGGACGACCTCATCCGGAAAGTTGATCCTACCTTTCGAGAGAAACTCACTGACTTCTTCTTTTGCTGTGAGGATTGACGGCAAAACTGGGAAAATTGGTTTACGGCAGGTTTTCATCTTTTCGTCCAGCATCCGGTAAGCATCAAACACCCTGGTTAAACCTGGAGTACCAAAAATAACCACCATTGCGTCAATTTCATCAAATTGATTCTCGACATAATCAATGATGATACCCAATTGCTCAGCAGTACCTGTTGCGAGGAAGTCGATCGGATTGGTAACTGATGATCCAGGGAAGAGTTTCTCCAGCAACTCCTTTGCAGCCGGGTGATGAATGTGAGGTACCTTCAACCCACCGTTGGATAGTGCGTCGGTGAGCATTACTGCAGGACCTCCGGCGTGAGTAATGATGGCAATGTTTGATCCTTGAAGTGGTTTGTGCATGAATACGGAGGCAATGGCAATCAGGTCTTCGCGACCATGACAACGCAGGATACCGGCCTTTTTGAACAGGGCATCCACAGCCACATCCGAGCTGGCCAGTGCCCCGGTATGAGAAGAAGCAGCCCGGCTGCCGGCTTCAGATGAACCGGCCTTGATGGCGGCGATACGGCAACCTTTCCTGATCAGCGAAGAAGCATGTTTCAGCAGTTTTTGCGGCTTGTTGATGTTTTCGATATAAAGAAGTTTCACCTTTGGACTGATCGCAGGATCAAAAGATTCGTCCATGTATTCAAGGATTTCCTCAACACCCATCTGAGCGCTGTTCCCAACAGAAAACACACTGTTAAAAGTCAGTCCTTTGGGGATTGCCGACTCCATAATAAAAACTGCAGTTGCACCTGATCCCGAAATGAAATCAATGCCTTGCGGATTGGGACTCGGAATGGGCTGTGTAAAAACACTGGCATGATTAGGTGTTAACACGCCAATGCAGTTTGGCCCAATCAATGAGCCATTCACGGAGTTGATCACTTCCACGATCTTCTGTTCGAGCATTTTACCCGGCTCACTTTCTTCACCAAAACCGGCAGAGAGGATGATAAACGCTTTTGTACCTTTACGATAAGCAAGTTCTTCAACTGCCGGAAAGGTATATTTTGCGGCAATGGCAATAATGGCCAGGTCAGTTTGCGGCAAATCAGTAATGTCCTGAAAAGACCGGATGCCCTGTACTTCAGTTTCTTTGGGGTTAACCACATGGAGTTTACCATTAAATCCATGGTCGATGAGATTTTTCAGGATTTTACCACCCGGTTTGGTAATATCATTGGAACCACCAACAACCACAATACTTGCAGGATTGATCAATTCTTTTGTCACCATAAATCGAAAAAATAAAGGTTGAATGAGCGGCGAAAGTACTATTTTTCCCCTGTAAATTTTTTACCGGGTCTGAGCCGGAAGAAAAATTACATGTAAATTTGGCTTCCATTTTCAATCAAATGAAGGCATCAACATCAAAATTCAATGAAAGTGAAGGATCAGTGCTCCTGTTGCTGGTCTTTATGTTGAGTTTTCATTTTCTTTTAGCTCAGCATCAATCCGGTTCATCAGCGCAAAAAACCAATTACCGGCTCATGTTTTACAACCTGGAAAACCTTTTCGACACCGAAAATGACCCTTCGACCAACGACGACGAGTTTACCCCCGGTGGTTCGCGGAGGTGGACCAATAAAAAGCTATACGCCAAATTGAATAACACCTACAAGGTGATCATGGCCGCAGGGGGATGGGAACCCCCTTCAATAGTCGGAATGTGCGAGGTGGAGAACCTGTTTGTATTGCAAAAACTGATTTACGAAACCCCGCTTAAAAAATTCGATTATGATATCATTCACTATGATTCACCAGATAACAGAGGTATAGACGTTGCCCTGATTTACCGCAAAACCAATTTTACACCCCTTCATTCGGAGCCGGTAAGGATAACCTTCCCCGATGATCCAGATTCAAAAACACGCGATATTCTTTATGTTAAAGGATTGATCGGGGACATTGAAATGGTGCACATTTTTATCAATCACTGGCCATCAAGATATGGCGGTTACATGGAGACCAAGCCGAAGAGAAACCGAGCTGCAGAAATACTGAAGAAGAAGACCGACTCCCTGTTTGCCATTCATCCGGCAGTTTCGATCGTAATTATGGGCGATTTTAATGATGGCCCGGAAGATCAAAGCATTGCCGACATATTACATGCCCGGAAGCCAGTTGCCGATACCCAAACAGAAGCACTTACCAATCTTATGTTGGTGGAGCGAACCGGATGGAAATATGGAACCCTGAAATTTCGGGAGTTATGGGATACTTTCGACCAGGTGATCGTTTCGGGAGGACTGCTTGGAGGGGCATCAAACCTGAGTATTGACCCGGAAAAGGAAGTAATCTTTCATGCCGACTTCCTGCTTCAGCCCGATGACAGGTATATGGGTAAACAACTCTTCAGGACCTATTCAGGTTTTAAATACCTGGGGGGGTTCAGTGATCACTTGCCTGTTTACGTTGATCTGCATCTGAAAGTAGAATAATGGGTCAAAGAAGATAAAAACGAGTTTTATCTGATCAAATATTAATTATTTAACGAATAAACAATTACTTATGAAAAAGAACAAACGACTTATGATCGCCACTCTTTCCGGGCTTTTGTTTGGATTTATCTGTTTTGGTTTTGCCTCCGGTGGTCCGGAACCATTGCCAATGCCGGTGGCTGTGCAAATCATTATCAGCCGGACATTGATTGGTTTTGCACTTGGAATTACAAGTCTGACTTTTGGCCATTGGGTGATCAGGGGTTTGCTTTTTGGCCTGTTGTTCAGCCTTCCGCTTGCATTCAGCGGGCTGATGTCGCCCGCTTCACCAGAATTCACACCTTTGATGATGTTCTATTCCTCAGTGATCATGGGAATGATCTATGGCCTGCTCATCGAATTGATCACTACGAAGCTTTTTAAGGCTAATGTTTAGTGTTGGCGAGAAAATACTTCAAGTTTGATTTTCAACGATTTAATCACCCTTCCCAGGGAGATCCTCAAAGGGAGTCCTTCGGGAAGGATTGGATAATCACTGATTATTATCAATGGGCGCTTGATGGGTGCGACTTATTAGTGGATAATTTTTCCAAGGGAAGTTTCCTGATTTTCACCGGATTTTTATCGATGTTTAAAAAATTAAGTATTTTTAACAGCTTAATTTATGACCGGTTTCGGGTGAATTTATTGAACATAACATGTCAACAAAAACCAAAACTCCACGAGTAGAAAACAGTCAGGAAAATTACCATCCATCATTCTACAAATCCCAGGCAAACCCTATTCCCTCAAATGAGTATGAATGCCTGCCAGTACCATACCTGTTGATTTCCAAATCCGGGGACATCCATTACCAAAACCTTGAAGCCACCCGGATCTTTGGGCTCAACACCAATGCTCAGCCTGAATTTTCGATTTTCGATTTAATCCCTCCTGATTTCCAAACCGAATTTATAGCGCTCCTTGAGGCAGCCAAAACGGCTTCATTCAGTCAAAGCAGTGAAATGACCTTTGTGGCCTTTAACGGAAAAACCATTCAGACCAAAATACATATCAATGTCCATTCGGATGGGCAAACCCGGGAAGACGTCTTCAGGCTGGTGATCACGGATATTGCTGACCTGATGCAAATGTTCGATCAGCAACTTCTCGAAAGTGAATCGAAGTACCGCGACCTGGCCGAAAACATTAATGAGGGGATATATCTGGCAGAGAGGGGTTTTATTACGATGGTAAATACACCACTGCTCAACATCTTTGGAGAGACCAGGGAAGAGGTCATTGGGAAGAAAGTATGGCAATTTGTAGTTCCCGAAAAGCGTGCAGCCGTCAGGGATTTGTTTTTGAAAAAAGTCGAGATGATGGATACTACACCGGTTGAGGTGGAGTGCCTGAGAAAAAACAAAGAGCGTTTTTGGGCAGAGATCAAAGTCAGCATCTTCAAAGATCAGCATAAGGTGTTTGGGGTATTATCAAATATCACCGACCGGAAAAAAGTGGAATTAGCCCTTAAAGACAGCGAGCAAAAATACCGTTCAGTGGTTACAGCAATGAATGATGGGATCATACTTCGCGACACTAATGGACGTGTAATAGCCTGGAACAGTGCGGCGGAGAAAATCCTTAATCTCAACCCGGACGAAATTAAAAGTTTGCTTTCCATTCACCCGGAATGGAAGGCCATCAGAGAAGACGGCTCTGCCTTCCCCGCCGAACTGCACCCTGCCGTGATTACCCTGAAAACCGGCAAACCTGAGCAAAATGTAGTGATGGGCATTCACAATTCAAAAGGTCAGCTCAAGTGGATAACCATCAATTCTGAACCGATATTTGGAGAAGAAGCAACCCTCCCTTCTGCGGTTGTCACTTCGTTCTCGGATATTACCGGGTTGAAAAAATCGGAAAATAAACTGCGCGAACTCAACGCCATCAAGGACAAACTTTTCAGCATTATAGCCCATGACCTGAAAAGCCCGTACAATGCGCAAATGGGCTTCCTTGAGCTGCTGATGGAGGAAAACCTTAACTACACCATCGACCAGCGCAAACACTTTGTCAGGATGCTCTACGAAAGTGCCAGACAATCGTTCGCGTTGCTCGATAATCTGCTCGTGTGGTCGCGTACACAAACGGGTCGTATTCCATTTAATCCGGTGGAAATAAGTATTGATGAACTGATCAAAAGTACAATGAACTTTTACCAGTTGGCGGCATCTGTTAAGCAAATTAGCCTTAAAACAGCACACAATGGCGGACATCTGAAAGTAAAAGCCGATTACGAGATGGTGAACACTGTACTGCGAAACCTGATTTCCAACGCAATTAAATTTACACCCACCGGAGGAAAAGTAACGGTTTCATGCAAATCCATTGACAACGGGCAACTGAAGATCGCCATACAAGACACGGGTACGGGAATTTCAGAACATCTGATCGGCCGCTTGTTTACATCCCACGAAATTCATTCAACACCTGGCACCGAAAACGAAAAAGGAACCGGTTTGGGGCTGATCATCTGCAAAGAGTTTGTTGAACGAAATGGGGGTGAAATTTGGGCTGAAAGCAAGCCAGGAAAGGGTTCTTCATTTTATTTTACCCTAAAGAATGCAGCCATCCAGCAAAAATGTGCCGGTACCTGTATGACCAACATCCTCGCAGTGTATGAACATATTTCTTCTTTCGATGATTTGCGCCAGGAGTTTGAACAGACGATTGCAGCCAGCTTCAGGGGAGCATTCAAATCGCTTGACAAAATCAGCGTGCGTGAGTTTGCAGAGCAGCTGACTCAAATTGTTGAAAAGTATAAGCTGGAAGAACTTAATGAATTCATCAGCAATTTTAGCTACGAATGTATCGAAAGAGATATAAACCAGGTAAACATCTGCTTCAGTGAATTTGAAAAGCTGATTGATAAAATTGAGATGGCTCAGCAAATGAGACAAAAATAACCTTGCCGTGAGGCATCAGCTTTTTGTTTTTGTCCACAGATGTAAAAAGAAAATAAATCCTTCCCCTTTCACAGAGCTCTTACCAGCGCACCTTTTTCCCTGACATCATAATAATCGATCTGATGCTCATCGCAGTAGCTGCGCCATTCCCTTACTTTCCATGGTGAGTTTGACGAATCAAACACCAGTTGATCAAAATCAAACATTTTCAAAATCTGGGGGATCTTTTTATCTGTGTTCTCACGCAGCACCACAATGTCGGTTCTGAGCGGTGTTTCCGGCATGAAATCCGGCAACCCATTATCTACAACAGCAATCCTTGTATCGCCGGCAAGAAAAAGATTCGGGTAGAAATATTTTACCGTCAGGTTGCTCAGATTCATGCTTTCAAGGGTTAGGGTATTAAACGCAAGTTGTTCTTTGAATTGTGCTCCGGAAAATATCCGGTTGGCCTCCAGGTTGAAATCGATGGTACGGGTATCCTTGAAAAGCGCTGTGTCCGCAATTCCAATCAGTTGATTACCGATAAAAAAATCGATGGCAGAATGGCCATTCACACTGTAGATGACCAACTTTTGCTGATTTAACGTTTGGAATTTTTGAAAAACAAAACTTACGGTCAGCAAAAGACCAAGAGACAGGGCGGCAACAGCATAATTGGCCTGCTTTTTAATCAGGAACCTGGTGATCAAAATCGCAAGCAGATACACTGCAATCACCTGAGGAAAATTAAGCATCAACCCATCAATTTTAGCTGCAGGAAGTCTGTTGATCAGTTCAACAAAATAATTCAGCAGGTAAACTTGGTAAAAAAGCAGTTTTGCCAGAATGGTTGATAGAAAATTCCAGAAAACAGCCACGAACAGTGTAGCCACTCCGGTATAAACAATCAGCCATACCAGGGGGATTACAATGATATTGGAGAATAAAAAGTAGAGCGGAAACTGGTTGAAGTAATAAATGGAGAGTGGGAAAGTACCGATCTGGGCGGCCACCGAAACCACCGAAAGCTGCCAGACATAATCAGCAACAGGATTTTTGAAAGCAAGTAATCGGTAAAGTGGAGTGTTTAAAGCGATGATGCCCAGGACTGCCGAATAGGAAAGCTGAAATCCGATTTTGGTGATCAGGTATGGATCGATGGCAAGAAGGATAAATGCTGAGGCAGCCACCACGTTGTAGGAGTTGGATTTTTCCTTTGCCAGTTCGCGCCATGAGAAAAGGCTAAACATCAAAGCTGCCCGCATTACCGAAGGCGCCAAACCGGTAATGAAAGCATAAGCCCAGATACTCAAAAGCAGGACAACGAACTTGATAACCCTTTCGGGTTTGGTCTTGTGAAAACGCCTGAAAAGAAATCCTACAATAATAAAAACGATTCCGACGTGCAACCCTGACACACACAGGACATGCAGGGCGCCGGCCCCTGCATACAGATCACGCAGTTCCGGTTCCAGCCGGTCATCATAACCTAACAAAATGGCTGACACCACGGCGTATTCATCTCCGGCGAGCCCCTGCTTTTCGAGTAAATGAAGCATCCGGTCGCGGGCGCCATAGGAAAATTCAAAAACAGGATTTACCATACCGCTGTCAATCCTGTACCATTTGCCACTGCGAAGATAGGCCTGGTGATGGATTCCACTGTTGGCCAGGTATTTTTTATAATCAAACTGGTGGGGGTTTCCGGGAGGCTGAGTTTCAATCATCCCGGCCTGAACGATCAACAGGTCGCCATAACGGAGGCCAAGTGCAGCACTGTCTTTTTCAAGATAAAACAGCGCCTTGCCGATGGTTCGTTTGCTCACCACCGAATCGATCACATAACGAACCTTGCCAAACACCCTCACACTTTTTGCTCTTTCGACAGGGGGTTCATTGATTTTGATCACTAAAACCTGTTCTCCATCCAGAAAATTGCTGAAATGCCGTTCGCTGTGTATCTCAGTCTGAACCACAGTAATTGAATAACCGGCCGAAAATGTGAACAGATAAATGAAAATTCCTGCCATCCAGCGCCTGGTGTAAGCAACAAAAATGCTGGTCAACAAAGCCATTGAAAAGAGAACAATACAAATGGTGATCAAATGCCATGATTGAACAAATGATGGTTTTGGTAAATTAATGGCAAGAATGATCCCTGCTGCAAAGGGGATGATCAGCCTGAAAAAGGGATATTGGTTCCAGAATCTCATGCCATTTTACCGGTTCAAATTTCAGTTGGTAAAAATAAGCAAGAGAATTGAAAGGAAATAAAATGTTGAAAATTTATCCGCGTGTAAAGACCCAGGTGTTACCTTTTGAAAGATTTTCGTTGAAATAGTAACCCTCTTCATCGAACAATTTGAGTTGTTCAACTTCCTCCACTTTTTTTTGAATAATAAAGCGAGCCATCATCCCGCGTGCTTTTTTTCCAAAAACAGTGATGAACTTATAACTACCGTTTGAAAAGTCTTTAAATTGAGGAGTAATAATTTCCGCATTGAGCTTTTCTGTGCGAATCACATCAAAATACTCATCCGAAGCCAGGTTGATCACATATTTCTGCCCGGTGTTTTTCAAGGTTTCGTTGATAAAACCGGTGATCTGATCTCCCCAGAAAGCATACAAGTCGTTCTTTCGTCCAATTTTAAGTTTAGTACCCATCTCCAGGCGATAGGGCTGTATCAGATCGAGCGGGCGCAGGGCGCCGTATAGTCCGGATAAAATAAGCAGATGGTTCTGTGCATAATCCAGTTCATCCGGAGTAAGGGTTCCGGCTTTTAATCCATTGTAAACCTCGCCGTTAAAAACCAGGAGTGCCTGCCTGGCATTGTCAGGCGTGAACGGCAGACTCCAGTCGAGGTAACGCTGCACGTTCAATTCGGCCAGTTTCGGATTGATGCTCATCAATTTCTGAAGGATGGAGGGAGAAAAACGTTTTAAAACGATGACCAACTCAGCAGATTTTTCAGCGAACACCGGCTGGGTGTATGATTGCGTTTGCGGTTTAATGTTAAAATTCAGCGTCTTTGCCGGAGATAAAAGAATGAGCATGGATGATTGATTTTATGTTTTTCAATACGTTAATTACCGATTTTTTCTTCAGCATAAAACACATTCATCAGTCAAATGGTGAGAGGGGGCTGATGCCATAGGGACTGCGCCCGGGGTATCCGAAGCTTCCGGGAAAAAGGGGATTGTATGGGTTACGACCTTTGCTGTAGCCTACTTCGGCGCCAAATTGAAAGTTTTCGCTGACGCGGTAATTAAATCCCACTGAAACCCCCTCGCTGTTCAGGTCAAGCGCGCGAGGGTTGATCTGTGGCTGGTCGAACACCGAAACTTCCTTAAAAACCTTTGTGGAAATCATGAGCC is a window from the Bacteroidales bacterium genome containing:
- the yaaA gene encoding peroxide stress protein YaaA, whose amino-acid sequence is MLILLSPAKTLNFNIKPQTQSYTQPVFAEKSAELVIVLKRFSPSILQKLMSINPKLAELNVQRYLDWSLPFTPDNARQALLVFNGEVYNGLKAGTLTPDELDYAQNHLLILSGLYGALRPLDLIQPYRLEMGTKLKIGRKNDLYAFWGDQITGFINETLKNTGQKYVINLASDEYFDVIRTEKLNAEIITPQFKDFSNGSYKFITVFGKKARGMMARFIIQKKVEEVEQLKLFDEEGYYFNENLSKGNTWVFTRG